The DNA region GTCCATGGAGATACGGATTCCGTTCTCCCGCAAAACGTTGGTAAATGCGAAACTRGTGAACTGACTGCCCTGATCGGTGTTGAAGATATCGGGCTTACCGTTTTTCGCCAAGGCCTCTTCCAGGGCCGCGACGCAGAAATCAGCGTCCATGGTGTTGGAAAGTCTCCAGGACAACACTTTTTTGCTGTGCCAGTCCATAACGGCCACCAGGTACAGAAAGCCTTTGCGCATGGGGATGTAAGTGATATCC from Desulfovibrio legallii includes:
- a CDS encoding IS3 family transposase; translation: DITYIPMRKGFLYLVAVMDWHSKKVLSWRLSNTMDADFCVAALEEALAKNGKPDIFNTDQGSQFTSFAFTNVLRENGIRISMDGRGRWLDNVFIERLWRSLKYECVYLNAFETGSEARXGIGRWIDFYNRFRPHSSLGGVPPERFHEQGLLKAA